In Nocardia asteroides, the following proteins share a genomic window:
- the glpD gene encoding glycerol-3-phosphate dehydrogenase → MSQTPESPFLHPGELVAGNRLGPGRLGPDQRRTAWERLGKDQFDVLVVGGGVVGAGIALDAATRGLSVALVEARDLASGTSSRSSKMFHGGLRYLEQLEFGLVREALRERELALSTLAPHLVKPLRFLYPLTHRVWERPYVAAGLTLYDTMGGAKSVPGQHHLTRHGAMRLAPGLRRDSLIGGVTYYDTVVDDARHTMTVARTAAHYGAVIRTSTQVVGFLREADRVVGVKLRDTEDGRTAEARANVVINATGVWTDEVQGLSRQRGRFHVRASKGVHIVVPRDRIVSDAAIILRTATSVLFVIPWGAHWIIGTTDTDWNLDLAHPAATKADIDYLLDRVNDVLVTPLTHADIDGVYAGLRPLLAGESDETSKLSREHAVARVAPGLVSIAGGKYTTYRVMAADAMDEAAQDIPARVSPSITEKVALLGADGYFALVNQTVQLAEHHGVHPYRMTHLLDRYGSVVDEVLSLALGKPELLQPITDAPAYLQVEAVYAAAVEGALHLDDILARRTRISIEYPDRGAHCAEQVAHLVAPVLGWDADEIDREVTTYQARVRAEIESQTQPDDISADALRAAAPEPRPQLLEPVPQDR, encoded by the coding sequence ATGTCGCAGACACCCGAATCTCCGTTCCTGCACCCCGGCGAGCTGGTCGCGGGCAATCGGCTCGGTCCCGGCCGGCTCGGGCCCGACCAGCGGCGCACCGCCTGGGAGCGGCTCGGCAAGGACCAGTTCGACGTACTGGTCGTCGGCGGTGGCGTGGTGGGAGCGGGGATCGCGCTCGACGCGGCCACCCGGGGTCTGTCGGTGGCGCTGGTCGAGGCCCGCGATCTGGCCTCCGGCACGTCGAGCCGGTCGTCGAAGATGTTCCACGGCGGGCTGCGCTATCTCGAACAACTCGAGTTCGGCCTGGTCCGGGAGGCGCTGCGGGAACGCGAGCTGGCGCTGTCGACGCTGGCGCCGCACCTGGTGAAGCCGCTGCGCTTCCTGTACCCGCTGACCCATCGGGTGTGGGAGCGGCCGTACGTGGCGGCCGGGCTGACCCTCTACGACACCATGGGCGGCGCGAAATCCGTTCCGGGACAGCATCATCTGACCCGCCACGGGGCGATGCGGCTAGCGCCCGGTCTACGCCGGGATTCGCTGATCGGCGGTGTCACCTATTACGACACCGTCGTCGACGACGCCCGCCACACCATGACGGTGGCCCGCACCGCCGCCCACTACGGCGCGGTCATCCGCACCTCCACCCAGGTCGTCGGCTTCCTGCGCGAGGCCGACCGGGTGGTGGGGGTGAAACTGCGCGACACCGAGGACGGCCGTACCGCCGAGGCGCGGGCGAACGTGGTGATCAACGCGACCGGGGTGTGGACCGACGAGGTGCAGGGCCTGTCGCGGCAGCGCGGCCGGTTCCACGTGCGCGCGTCCAAGGGTGTGCACATCGTGGTGCCGCGCGACCGCATCGTGAGCGACGCGGCGATCATCCTGCGCACCGCCACCTCGGTGCTGTTCGTCATCCCGTGGGGCGCGCACTGGATCATCGGCACCACCGACACCGACTGGAACCTCGACCTGGCCCATCCCGCCGCCACCAAGGCCGATATCGACTATCTGCTCGACCGGGTGAACGACGTGCTGGTCACCCCGCTGACCCACGCCGACATCGACGGCGTCTACGCGGGCCTGCGCCCGCTGCTGGCCGGGGAGAGCGACGAGACCTCCAAGCTGTCCCGCGAGCACGCGGTGGCCAGGGTGGCGCCGGGCCTGGTGAGCATCGCGGGCGGCAAGTACACCACCTACCGGGTGATGGCCGCGGACGCGATGGACGAAGCGGCACAGGATATTCCGGCCCGGGTGTCGCCGTCGATCACCGAGAAGGTGGCCCTGCTCGGCGCCGACGGCTACTTCGCGCTGGTGAACCAGACCGTGCAGCTGGCCGAACACCACGGTGTGCACCCGTACCGGATGACCCACCTGCTCGACCGCTACGGCTCGGTGGTCGACGAGGTGCTGTCGCTGGCGCTGGGCAAACCCGAACTGCTGCAACCGATCACCGACGCGCCCGCCTATCTGCAGGTGGAGGCGGTGTACGCGGCGGCGGTGGAAGGCGCGCTGCACCTGGACGACATCCTGGCCCGGCGCACCCGCATCTCGATCGAATACCCCGATCGCGGCGCGCACTGCGCCGAACAGGTCGCCCATCTCGTCGCGCCGGTGCTCGGCTGGGACGCCGACGAGATCGACCGGGAGGTCACCACCTATCAGGCGCGGGTGCGCGCCGAGATCGAGTCGCAGACCCAGCCCGACGACATCTCGGCCGACGCGCTGCGGGCCGCGGCGCCGGAACCGCGCCCGCAGCTGCTGGAACCGGTGCCGCAGGACCGCTGA
- a CDS encoding MBL fold metallo-hydrolase, translating to MRIHHLDGGTMRPFGGRLMDGIGGITRRAEMVCHCVLIELDDRLVLIETGIGEGAVRQPEVWLGRRFIRMTRPVLDLAHTIAPRIEALGYRRDDVTDIVLTHLDLDHAGGLADFPRATVHVYGEELRALDGDFGLREKFRYRAAQFAHGPRWESYDEFGEPWFGFDAVRQLRGLPPELLLVPLAGHTRGHAGIAIDTGAGWKFAVGDAYFHPGQLDLEHPHQPPGAALFERLVQTVGPARIDNQERLRELLRGHGAEVEVFSAHSAVELRALQGTTV from the coding sequence ATGCGTATCCACCACCTCGACGGCGGCACCATGCGCCCCTTCGGCGGCCGTCTCATGGACGGCATCGGCGGCATCACCCGCCGTGCCGAAATGGTCTGCCACTGTGTGCTGATCGAACTCGACGACCGCCTCGTCCTGATCGAGACCGGGATCGGTGAGGGCGCCGTCAGGCAGCCCGAGGTCTGGCTCGGCCGCCGCTTCATCCGGATGACCCGGCCCGTGCTCGACCTGGCGCACACCATCGCCCCCCGGATCGAGGCGCTGGGCTACCGCCGCGACGACGTCACCGACATCGTCCTCACCCACCTGGATCTCGACCACGCCGGCGGCCTCGCCGATTTCCCGCGCGCCACCGTGCACGTCTACGGCGAGGAACTGCGCGCCCTCGACGGCGATTTCGGGCTGCGCGAGAAGTTCCGTTACCGCGCGGCGCAATTCGCGCACGGGCCGCGCTGGGAGAGCTACGACGAATTCGGCGAGCCATGGTTCGGATTCGACGCGGTGCGCCAATTGCGCGGTCTCCCACCGGAACTGTTGCTCGTTCCGCTGGCCGGGCACACCCGGGGCCACGCCGGAATCGCGATCGACACTGGCGCGGGCTGGAAGTTCGCGGTGGGTGACGCCTACTTCCACCCCGGCCAGCTCGACCTGGAGCACCCGCACCAGCCGCCCGGCGCCGCCCTGTTCGAACGGCTCGTGCAGACCGTCGGCCCGGCCCGGATCGACAACCAGGAGCGGCTGCGCGAGCTGCTGCGCGGCCACGGCGCCGAGGTCGAGGTGTTCAGTGCGCACAGTGCCGTGGAACTGCGCGCACTGCAGGGCACGACGGTCTGA
- a CDS encoding TetR/AcrR family transcriptional regulator, whose translation MTPRTDSRQRFLDAAADLFHTQGYHATGVNQLVSAGGAPKGSFYFHFPGGKEQLAAEAVVQSAEALRALLTAALTAGDIDGVFAALSAMLTDSDFQRGCPLATIALDAGDSEPIRAACVTGFDSWHDAIAEFLRAKGIADDRADQLATVALAMLEGGLLLARTHRDLTPLRTVADHLRATLEQELS comes from the coding sequence GTGACCCCACGCACGGACTCCCGGCAGCGGTTCCTCGACGCGGCCGCCGACCTGTTCCACACCCAGGGCTATCACGCCACCGGCGTCAACCAACTGGTCAGCGCGGGCGGCGCGCCCAAGGGCTCGTTCTACTTCCACTTCCCCGGCGGCAAGGAACAACTCGCCGCCGAGGCCGTCGTCCAGTCGGCCGAGGCGTTGCGCGCGCTGCTCACGGCCGCGCTCACGGCGGGCGACATCGACGGCGTGTTCGCCGCGCTTTCGGCGATGCTCACCGACTCCGATTTCCAGCGCGGCTGCCCCCTGGCCACCATCGCGCTCGACGCGGGCGACAGTGAACCGATCCGCGCCGCCTGCGTCACCGGCTTCGACTCCTGGCACGACGCCATCGCGGAGTTCCTGCGCGCCAAGGGCATCGCCGACGACCGCGCCGACCAGCTCGCCACCGTCGCCCTGGCCATGCTCGAGGGCGGGCTGCTGCTCGCTCGCACCCACCGCGACCTCACCCCCTTGCGCACGGTCGCCGACCATCTGCGCGCCACCCTCGAACAGGAGTTGTCCTGA
- a CDS encoding Fpg/Nei family DNA glycosylase has product MPEGDTVFRAAERLRTALVGKTLTRSDFRVPRFATVDLVGELVTEVGSYGKHLFIRTDRVSIHTHLKMEGVWRVYHCGQRWTKPRVTARLVLANDEVEAVGFSLGKVQVLPRAEEHTVIDHLGPDLLGPNWDAAEALRRLRQYPRRAIGPALLDQRNLAGIGNIYRSEICFLRRVHPATPVGEITDLPALVDESHRVLGKAAHQPPWRALVYGRTRQPCQRCGTAIVSRLLGEDDPADRVTQRERGIYFCPRCQPAPNN; this is encoded by the coding sequence ATGCCCGAGGGCGACACCGTCTTCCGCGCGGCCGAACGGCTGCGCACCGCGCTGGTCGGCAAGACGCTGACCCGCAGCGACTTCCGGGTGCCCCGCTTCGCCACGGTCGATCTGGTCGGCGAGCTGGTCACCGAGGTCGGCAGCTACGGCAAGCACCTGTTCATCCGCACCGACCGGGTGAGCATCCACACCCATCTCAAGATGGAAGGCGTGTGGCGGGTCTATCACTGCGGTCAGCGCTGGACGAAGCCGCGGGTCACCGCCCGGCTGGTGCTGGCCAACGACGAGGTGGAAGCCGTCGGATTCTCCCTGGGCAAGGTCCAGGTGCTGCCGCGCGCCGAGGAGCACACCGTCATCGACCATCTCGGCCCCGACCTGCTCGGCCCGAACTGGGACGCCGCCGAGGCATTGCGCAGGCTCCGGCAGTATCCACGCCGGGCCATCGGCCCCGCCCTGCTCGACCAGCGCAACCTGGCGGGCATCGGCAACATCTACCGCAGCGAGATCTGTTTCCTGCGCCGGGTCCACCCGGCCACGCCGGTCGGCGAGATCACCGATCTGCCTGCCCTGGTCGACGAATCCCACCGGGTCCTCGGCAAGGCCGCGCATCAGCCGCCGTGGCGTGCGCTGGTGTACGGCCGGACCCGGCAGCCCTGTCAGCGCTGCGGTACGGCGATCGTCTCGCGCCTGCTCGGCGAGGACGACCCCGCCGATCGGGTCACCCAGCGCGAACGCGGCATCTACTTCTGTCCCCGATGCCAACCCGCACCGAATAACTAG
- a CDS encoding Lhr family ATP-dependent helicase has protein sequence MDRFSPATAQWFDGAFPGPTSAQLGAWDAISAGQHTLVVAPTGSGKTLSAFLWAIDQLATRPPAEPDEQRGTSVLYVSPLKALAVDVERNLRAPLVGVTQTAKRLGLDPPAITVGVRSGDTTPAQRRAMQRTPPDILITTPESLFLVLTSAARETLAQVGTVIVDEVHAIAGGKRGAHLALSLARLDQLTERPAQRIGLSATVRPPEEVGRFLVGSAPITIVRPPAPKTFDLSVRVPVADMTDPGDSDQPGSIWPHVDEAIVDLVLEHRSSIVFANSRRLAERLTARLNEAYAARLGEPVDTEHAPPAQLGPSTEVIHGADQLLARAHHGSVSKEQRALIEDDLKSGRLRCVVATSSLELGIDMGAVDLVVQVEAPPSVAGGLQRVGRAGHQVGEVSRGVLFPKHRTDVVHCTVAAQRMLAGEIEALQIPAHPLDILAQQTVAACALEPIDVDTWFDIVRATGSYANLPRSAYESVLDLLAGRYPSDEFAELRPRVVWDRDAGTLTGRPGAQRLAVTSGGAIPDRGMFAVFMVGEKASRVGELDEEMVYESRVGDVFALGATSWRIEEITFDRVLVSPAFGLPGRLPFWHGDSLGRPAELGAALGEFVRDAGQVSADELGRIVAGMGTVPDADTPATGTAAEGGSRPGHAGSAARATSRRAEASPELSKPGARLDHLVRTAGLDQNAAANLVGLLEEQRGATGQLPTDRTMIVERFRDELGDWRLVLHSPYGTPVHAPWALAVGARLQERFGIDAAPTASDDGIVVRLPDTTDDPPGAELFVFEPDEIDDIVTEQVGGSALFASRFRECAARALLLPRRDPGKRAPLWQQRQRSAQLLDVARKFPDFPILLETVRECLRDVYDLPSLRDLLTRVARREVRLVDVETASPSPFANALLFSYIGQFLYDGDSPLAERRAAALALDSSLLAELLGRVELRELLDPAVIALTERELQRLTPERWARDAEGLADLLRLLGPLTPAEAAARCVRRDGTGPHEAGQPHQSTAGGAHPPAADSAAHTTDEATDSPHESGGDQPAGEASVPDDDLLAVSDAPVWFTQLRDSHRALEVSFAGRTWWVAVEDAARLRDALGVPLPIGVPAAFIEPVPDPLGDLVGRYARTHAPFSTADVAARFGLGPAVAATALHRLLAEKRVVEGEFTPATAGTEWCDAQVLRRLRRRSLAAARHEVEPVSTAALGRFLPAWQHVGSGELRGIDGVATVVEQLAGVPIPASAWESLILPMRVRDYSPAMLDELMATGEVIWSGHGAITARDGWIALHLADQAPFTLPPPDEIDTTEVQLGLLAALGADLEPWPPARAPGARPVELDTESAPTGNGADPADVRRDLAPRASAPSSDDGDPSPGDNAPAIRLPASLHGGGAFFFRQLSDATGLLDDKAVGDALWQLVWAGYVSGDTFAPVRALLSGTARSTTAHRTPRRAPRGRAYLPRPSMPTRSGPPTLAGRWSILPERVQDNTLRAHATADQLLERYGVLTRGAVQNEGVPGGFALMYRVLTEFEDRGRCRRGYFVDTLGGAQFSTTDTVDRLRSFDTERGTDKPGVALALAACDPANPYGAALPWPKGDAEGGHRPGRKAGALVVLVGGDLVLYVERGGKTLLSFTEDPGLRRLAASALAGLVTDRRVDGLVVDKINGETVHGNTFADLLVEAGFSMTPRGLRLRRQV, from the coding sequence CGCTCAAGGCGCTGGCCGTGGACGTGGAGCGCAATCTGCGGGCGCCGCTGGTGGGCGTCACGCAGACGGCCAAGCGGCTGGGGCTGGACCCGCCCGCGATCACGGTGGGGGTGCGGTCCGGTGACACCACGCCCGCGCAGCGCCGGGCGATGCAGCGCACGCCGCCCGACATCCTGATCACCACCCCGGAGTCGCTGTTCCTGGTACTCACCTCCGCGGCCAGGGAGACCCTGGCGCAGGTCGGGACGGTCATCGTCGACGAGGTGCACGCCATCGCCGGTGGCAAGCGCGGCGCGCATCTGGCGCTGTCGCTGGCCCGGCTGGACCAGCTCACCGAGCGGCCTGCGCAGCGGATCGGCCTGTCGGCCACGGTGCGCCCGCCCGAGGAGGTCGGCCGGTTCCTGGTGGGGTCGGCGCCGATCACCATCGTGCGCCCGCCCGCGCCCAAGACCTTCGACCTGTCGGTCCGCGTCCCGGTCGCCGACATGACCGATCCCGGCGACTCCGACCAGCCGGGTTCCATCTGGCCGCACGTCGACGAGGCCATCGTCGACCTGGTCCTCGAACACCGGTCCTCCATCGTGTTCGCCAATTCGCGCCGCCTCGCCGAACGGCTCACCGCCCGGCTCAACGAGGCCTACGCCGCCCGCCTGGGCGAACCGGTGGACACCGAGCACGCGCCACCCGCCCAGCTCGGGCCGTCCACCGAGGTGATCCACGGCGCCGATCAGCTGCTGGCGCGGGCCCATCACGGCTCGGTCAGCAAGGAGCAGCGCGCGCTCATCGAGGACGACCTCAAGAGCGGGCGGTTGCGCTGCGTGGTGGCCACCAGCAGTCTCGAGCTCGGCATCGACATGGGCGCGGTGGACCTGGTGGTGCAGGTGGAGGCGCCGCCGTCGGTGGCGGGCGGGTTGCAGCGGGTGGGCCGGGCCGGGCATCAGGTCGGTGAGGTGTCGCGGGGCGTGCTGTTCCCCAAGCACCGCACCGATGTGGTGCACTGCACCGTCGCCGCCCAGCGCATGCTGGCGGGCGAGATCGAAGCGCTGCAGATCCCCGCGCATCCGCTCGACATCCTGGCCCAGCAGACCGTGGCCGCCTGCGCGCTGGAACCGATCGATGTGGACACCTGGTTCGACATCGTCCGCGCCACCGGCAGTTACGCCAACCTGCCGCGCTCGGCCTACGAGTCCGTGCTCGACCTGCTGGCCGGCCGCTACCCCTCCGACGAGTTCGCGGAGCTGCGCCCGCGGGTGGTGTGGGACCGCGACGCGGGCACCCTCACCGGCCGTCCCGGCGCGCAACGGCTGGCCGTCACCTCCGGCGGCGCCATCCCCGACCGCGGCATGTTCGCGGTGTTCATGGTGGGCGAGAAGGCGTCCCGGGTGGGCGAACTCGACGAGGAGATGGTCTACGAGTCCCGCGTCGGCGATGTGTTCGCCCTCGGCGCCACCAGCTGGCGGATCGAGGAGATCACCTTCGACCGGGTCCTGGTCTCCCCCGCGTTCGGCCTGCCGGGCCGGCTCCCGTTCTGGCACGGCGACAGCCTGGGCCGCCCCGCCGAATTGGGTGCCGCGCTGGGCGAATTCGTGCGCGACGCGGGCCAGGTGAGCGCCGACGAACTCGGCCGCATCGTCGCCGGAATGGGCACGGTGCCCGACGCGGACACCCCGGCGACCGGCACCGCGGCCGAGGGTGGGTCCCGGCCCGGCCACGCCGGTTCGGCTGCCCGCGCGACGTCACGCCGGGCCGAGGCGAGTCCCGAATTGAGCAAGCCGGGGGCCCGCCTCGACCACCTGGTACGCACGGCCGGGCTGGATCAGAACGCCGCGGCGAATCTGGTCGGCCTGCTGGAGGAACAGCGTGGCGCCACCGGGCAGCTGCCGACCGATCGCACGATGATCGTCGAACGGTTCCGCGACGAGCTCGGCGACTGGCGGCTGGTCCTGCACTCCCCCTACGGCACCCCCGTGCACGCGCCGTGGGCACTCGCCGTCGGCGCCCGCCTCCAGGAGCGGTTCGGGATCGACGCCGCGCCCACCGCCTCCGACGACGGCATAGTGGTGCGCCTGCCCGACACCACCGACGACCCGCCCGGCGCCGAACTGTTCGTCTTCGAACCCGACGAGATCGACGACATCGTCACCGAACAGGTCGGCGGGTCGGCGCTGTTCGCGTCCCGGTTCCGGGAGTGCGCGGCCAGGGCACTGCTGCTGCCGCGCCGCGACCCCGGCAAGCGGGCCCCGCTGTGGCAGCAGCGGCAGCGCTCGGCCCAATTGCTCGATGTGGCACGCAAGTTCCCGGATTTCCCGATCCTGCTGGAGACGGTCCGCGAGTGCCTGCGCGACGTCTACGACCTGCCCTCGCTGCGCGATCTGCTCACCCGGGTCGCCCGGCGCGAGGTGCGGCTGGTCGACGTGGAGACCGCGAGCCCGTCCCCGTTCGCCAATGCCCTGCTGTTCTCCTACATCGGCCAGTTCCTCTACGACGGCGACAGCCCCCTCGCCGAACGCCGGGCCGCCGCCCTGGCACTGGATTCGAGCCTGCTCGCCGAACTGCTCGGCCGCGTCGAACTGCGCGAACTCCTCGACCCCGCGGTCATCGCGCTCACCGAACGCGAACTCCAGCGCCTCACTCCCGAACGCTGGGCCCGCGACGCCGAGGGCTTGGCCGACCTGCTGCGCCTGCTCGGCCCCCTCACCCCGGCCGAGGCCGCCGCCCGCTGTGTGCGACGCGACGGCACCGGTCCTCACGAGGCCGGGCAGCCGCATCAGAGCACAGCGGGCGGCGCGCACCCGCCGGCGGCCGACAGCGCGGCGCACACCACCGACGAGGCGACCGACTCCCCGCACGAATCCGGCGGTGATCAACCGGCCGGCGAAGCGTCCGTCCCGGACGACGACCTCCTCGCGGTCTCCGATGCCCCCGTGTGGTTCACGCAACTACGCGATTCCCATCGCGCACTGGAGGTTTCGTTCGCGGGCCGGACCTGGTGGGTGGCGGTCGAGGATGCCGCCCGCCTGCGGGACGCGCTCGGGGTCCCGCTGCCGATCGGTGTGCCCGCGGCCTTCATCGAGCCCGTACCGGATCCGCTCGGTGATCTCGTCGGCCGCTATGCCCGCACCCACGCACCGTTCAGCACCGCCGACGTCGCCGCGCGCTTCGGCCTCGGCCCGGCCGTGGCCGCCACCGCCCTGCACCGGTTGCTCGCCGAGAAGCGGGTGGTGGAAGGCGAATTCACGCCCGCGACGGCGGGGACGGAGTGGTGCGACGCCCAGGTGCTGCGCCGGCTGCGGCGTCGCTCGCTGGCGGCCGCCCGGCACGAGGTGGAGCCGGTGTCCACCGCCGCGCTGGGCCGTTTCCTGCCCGCCTGGCAGCACGTCGGCTCCGGCGAACTGCGCGGCATCGACGGCGTCGCCACCGTGGTGGAACAGCTGGCGGGCGTTCCGATTCCGGCCTCGGCCTGGGAATCGCTGATCCTGCCGATGCGCGTGCGCGACTATTCCCCGGCCATGCTCGACGAGCTGATGGCCACCGGCGAGGTGATCTGGTCCGGCCACGGCGCCATCACCGCCCGCGACGGCTGGATCGCCCTGCACCTGGCCGACCAGGCCCCCTTCACCCTGCCGCCGCCCGACGAGATCGATACCACCGAAGTCCAGCTCGGCTTGCTTGCCGCCCTCGGCGCCGACCTCGAACCGTGGCCTCCGGCTCGCGCCCCTGGGGCCCGGCCGGTCGAGCTCGACACCGAGTCAGCGCCGACCGGGAACGGCGCCGATCCGGCTGACGTGCGCCGCGACCTGGCTCCTCGCGCGTCCGCTCCATCATCAGACGACGGCGACCCGAGCCCCGGCGACAACGCTCCGGCGATCCGGCTGCCGGCTTCCCTGCACGGCGGCGGCGCGTTCTTCTTCCGCCAGCTCTCCGATGCCACCGGCCTGCTGGACGACAAGGCCGTCGGCGACGCGCTCTGGCAGCTGGTCTGGGCGGGCTACGTCTCCGGCGACACCTTCGCCCCCGTCCGCGCGCTGCTGTCCGGCACCGCCCGCAGCACCACCGCGCACCGCACACCCCGCCGGGCACCGCGTGGTCGCGCCTACCTGCCGCGCCCGTCCATGCCCACCCGCAGCGGCCCGCCCACGCTGGCCGGGCGCTGGTCCATCCTGCCGGAACGGGTGCAGGACAACACCTTGCGCGCGCACGCCACCGCCGATCAGCTGCTCGAACGCTACGGCGTGCTGACCCGCGGCGCGGTGCAGAACGAGGGGGTGCCGGGCGGTTTCGCGCTGATGTACCGGGTGCTCACCGAGTTCGAGGATCGTGGCCGGTGCCGGCGCGGCTACTTCGTCGACACGCTCGGCGGCGCCCAGTTCTCCACCACCGACACCGTCGACCGGCTGCGCTCCTTCGACACCGAACGCGGCACCGACAAGCCCGGTGTCGCGCTGGCCCTGGCCGCCTGTGACCCGGCCAATCCGTACGGCGCGGCACTGCCATGGCCCAAGGGTGACGCCGAGGGCGGGCACCGGCCCGGCCGCAAGGCGGGCGCGCTGGTGGTATTGGTCGGCGGCGACCTGGTGCTCTATGTCGAACGCGGCGGCAAGACCCTGCTCAGCTTCACCGAGGACCCGGGGCTGCGCAGGCTGGCCGCGAGCGCCCTGGCCGGCCTGGTCACCGACCGCAGGGTCGACGGCCTGGTGGTCGACAAGATCAACGGGGAGACCGTGCACGGCAACACCTTCGCCGACCTGCTGGTCGAGGCGGGTTTCTCGATGACGCCGCGCGGGTTGCGGCTGCGCAGGCAGGTGTAG